Proteins from one Ranitomeya variabilis isolate aRanVar5 chromosome 1, aRanVar5.hap1, whole genome shotgun sequence genomic window:
- the PIAS2 gene encoding E3 SUMO-protein ligase PIAS2, with translation MADPEELRNMVSSFRVSELQVLLGFAGRNKSGRKHDLLMRALHLLKNGCSPAVQIKIKELYRRRFPRNLEAGPGLSSIRSNVFNLDSNSSVDSDLALAGIHSLPSTSVATHSPASPLGTVLLQDTKPHFDLQQLSPPIPPVHPDVHLRSLPFYDVLDVLIKPTSLVQNSLQRFQEKFFIFALTPQQVREICISRDYMPGGRRDYTVQVQLRLCLAETSCPQEDNYPSSLCIKVNGKLFPLPGCAPPPKNGVEQKRPGRPLNITALVRLSSAVPNQVSISWASEIGKNYSMSVYLVRQLTSTVLLQKLKMKGIRNPDHSRALIKEKLTADPDSEIATTSLRVSLMCPLGKMRLTFPCRAVTCSHLQCFDAALYLQMNEKKPTWICPVCDKKASYESLILDGLFMEILNQCSDVDEIQFQEDGSWCPMRPKKESLSSPTSQFPHNEGSGVISKIYSTKESAEISPKKKAEVIDLTVDSSSEDEDEPARKRKCLYMPPDSQGSPMKSVLSYQPSTMRLGKMAGIEPDSLHQSMLEYQDHFHHSAISGLTADLPGLDFLSLVPVDSQSQLGSPSSAHSWQAQNLEQPP, from the exons AACATGGTTTCCAGTTTTCGAGTGTCGGAACTCCAAGTTCTTTTGGGCTTTGCTGGCCGCAACAAAAGCGGGCGCAAACACGACCTCCTCATGAGAGCCCTCCACTTACTGAAGAACGGATGCAGTCCCGCTGTTCAGATTAAAATCAAAGAGTTGTACCGGAGAAGGTTTCCTCGTAACTTAGAAGCAGGTCCAGGTCTCTCTTCCATCAGATCTAATGTCTTCAACTTGGATAGCAACTCATCAGTAGATTCAGATCTCGCTTTGGCTGGAATCCACTCCTTACCCTCCACATCTGTAGCTACGCACTCCCCTGCATCCCCACTTGGCACAGTGCTCCTACAGGACACCAAGCCACACTTTGACTTACAGCAACTTTCGCCACCAATCCCACCTGTCCATCCAGATGTCCATCTCCGAAGTCTTCCTTTCTATGATGTACTTGATGTCCTCATCAAACCAACGAGTCTGG TTCAGAACAGTTTGCAGCGGTTTCAAGAGAAATTCTTTATCTTTGCTTTGACACCTCAGCAAGTGCGTGAAATCTGCATCTCCAG GGATTATATGCCAGGGGGACGGAGAGACTATACAGTGCAAGTTCAGCTGAG GTTGTGCTTAGCAGAGACAAGTTGTCCTCAGGAGGATAACTATCCCAGCAGCCTTTGTATTAAAGTTAATGGGAAGCTATTTCCATTGCCG GGTTGTGCTCCACCTCCAAAAAATGGTGTCGAACAGAAACGACCAGGACGCCCGCTGAACATCACCGCTCTTGTTCGCCTGTCGTCTGCTGTCCCAAACCAAGTTTCCATCTCCTGGGCTTCAGAGATTGGAAAG AATTACTCGATGTCTGTGTACCTGGTCCGACAGCTGACATCAACGGTGTTATTACAAAAGCTAAAGATGAAAGGTATCAGGAATCCAGATCACTCCAGGGCACTGA TAAAGGAGAAGCTAACTGCAGACCCAGACAGTGAGATTGCCACCACTAGCCTGCGCGTTTCATTGATGTGCCCT CTTGGGAAAATGAGGCTCACGTTCCCTTGTCGGGCCGTCACCTGCTCGCACTTACAATGCTTCGACGCTGCACTTTACCTGCAAATGAATGAAAAGAAGCCGACCTGGATCTGCCCCGTGTGTGACAAGAAGGCCAGCTACGAGAGCCTCATATTAGACGG ACTCTTCATGGAGATTCTCAATCAGTGCTCAGACGTAGATGAGATTCAGTTCCAGGAGGACGGATCCTGGTGTCCCATGAGACCAAAGAAAGAGTCACTGAGCTCACCGACCTCACAATTTCCACACAATGAAG GATCTGGAGTGATCAGCAAGATCTACTCCACTAAAGAGTCGGCTGAGATAAGCCCTAAGAAGAAGGCTGAAGTCATCGACCTGACCGTCGACAGCTCCTCTGAAGACGAGGATGAGCCAGCTCGGAAAAGGAAATGTCTGTATATGCCACCCGACTCGCAGGGGTCTCCAATGAAAAG tgtgTTATCTTATCAACCATCCACGATGCGACTTGGGAAGATGGCGGGCATAGAGCCCGACTCCTTACATCAGTCCATGCTGGAATACCAAGATCACTTCCACCATTCGGCCATCTCTGGTCTCACTGCAGATTTACCAG gtTTGGATTTCCTGTCTTTGGTACCTGTTGACTCTCAG TCTCAACTCGGCTCTCCTAGCTCGGCACACTCATGGCAAGCCCAAAACCTCGAGCAGCCACCTTGA